One window of the Streptomyces sp. NBC_00259 genome contains the following:
- a CDS encoding peptidoglycan DD-metalloendopeptidase family protein: MAVRGRHRRYQPSRINRASLTVTAGGAGMALPLIGAGVANAASEDVWEKVAACESTGRWHINTGNGHFGGLQFSQSTWEGYGGTAYAPRADLATRDQQIAIAERVLKGQGPRAWPTCSLRAGLTRGGDTPDASQVRQREPGTAPVKRTVQAATPTTVPTQRESYTVARGDSLSGIADSQQVRGGWQALYEANRKVVGDDPDLILPGQRLVLRVTAPRPAAPGRQEAQPKPERRKPQAKPEPVHQAKPKPKPKPKSEPRQEQRQKEQRQKEQRQKEQRGQERTDRSKHTAGFSAPVAAGAGTPYGKAGSSWSSGYHTGVDFPVPTGTSVKAVANGRVVSAGWAGAYGYQIVIRHEDGRYSQYAHLSALTVREGQRVNSGQRIARSGSTGNSTGPHLHFEVRTGPGYGSDIDPLAYLRSGGVGI; this comes from the coding sequence ATGGCCGTTCGTGGACGACACCGCCGCTACCAGCCGAGCCGTATCAACCGGGCCTCGCTCACCGTCACGGCGGGCGGCGCGGGCATGGCACTGCCGCTGATCGGCGCGGGCGTGGCGAACGCGGCCTCCGAGGACGTCTGGGAGAAGGTCGCGGCCTGCGAGTCCACCGGCAGGTGGCACATCAACACCGGCAACGGCCATTTCGGCGGGCTGCAGTTCAGCCAGTCCACCTGGGAGGGGTACGGCGGTACGGCCTACGCCCCCCGCGCCGACCTCGCCACCAGGGACCAGCAGATCGCGATCGCCGAGAGGGTGCTCAAGGGGCAGGGGCCGCGCGCCTGGCCGACCTGTTCCTTACGCGCGGGGCTCACCCGGGGCGGTGACACGCCCGACGCCTCACAGGTGCGGCAGCGCGAGCCGGGTACCGCCCCCGTCAAGCGGACCGTGCAGGCGGCGACGCCGACCACCGTGCCCACCCAGCGCGAGAGCTACACGGTGGCGCGGGGCGACTCGCTCTCCGGCATCGCCGACTCCCAGCAGGTCCGGGGCGGCTGGCAGGCGCTCTACGAAGCCAACCGGAAGGTCGTCGGCGACGACCCCGATCTCATCCTCCCGGGCCAGCGGCTCGTCCTGCGCGTCACCGCGCCCCGTCCGGCGGCGCCCGGCCGGCAGGAGGCACAGCCGAAGCCCGAGCGGCGCAAGCCGCAGGCGAAACCGGAGCCTGTGCACCAGGCGAAGCCGAAGCCGAAGCCGAAGCCCAAGTCCGAGCCCCGGCAGGAACAGCGGCAGAAGGAACAGCGGCAGAAGGAACAGCGGCAGAAGGAACAGCGCGGGCAGGAGCGCACCGACCGGTCCAAGCACACGGCGGGCTTCAGCGCGCCCGTGGCCGCGGGCGCCGGCACTCCGTACGGCAAGGCCGGTTCGTCCTGGTCGAGCGGCTACCACACGGGCGTGGACTTTCCCGTGCCCACCGGCACATCGGTGAAGGCCGTCGCCAACGGCCGGGTCGTCTCGGCCGGCTGGGCGGGGGCGTACGGCTATCAGATCGTCATCCGGCACGAGGACGGCAGGTACAGCCAGTACGCGCATCTGTCGGCGCTCACCGTCCGCGAGGGACAGCGGGTCAACAGCGGCCAGCGGATCGCCCGTTCAGGATCCACCGGCAACAGCACCGGACCGCACCTCCACTTCGAGGTGCGCACGGGCCCGGGGTACGGCTCCGACATCGACCCGCTCGCGTACCTCCGCTCCGGCGGGGTCGGGATCTGA